From Paenibacillus graminis:
TTCCCTGTACAAGTGTCTTTTGACATTTCCGAAATAATACTCTAGTGACCTCTCCTGGAGAACTCCCCGTCATCATCAGCCTGACAATCAATATACTCGTTGATCAGCACGTCCAGCTTCACCGATTGGCTGAGCACCCTGGGATGCTGGATGCCTAGCTCCAAGGCCAACGCATGCAGTTCTTTTCTGGCTTGCTCAATTCGTGCCTGATACTGTTTATCTCCCATAACGGCCGCTTTTCCCGGCAACGGATTGTACCAGCCGCACAAGCTTGTGGACTACCCAGCCGAATATCACCACAGCCATCATATCGAAGCTGACGTTGAACAGAAACAAGTGCTTCCCGATGTCTGCCCTGCCATCCCCCATAATCGGTACCAGGAAAGAAAATAGTCCAATCAGGCCCAGCAGCATCAGCAGCTCGCCTGCAATCCGTCCACGCAGATCCCGGCTGCGGAAATACTCGAACAGAACTCCGGCATAATAGAGAAGATAGAAAACAGCTAGAAAGCCAAGCGAATGCGGCAGCACTTCTCTTTTGAACTGGCTCCAGGTGCTGTACGTATAGGATAATGCCTGTTCCGGCCGGCCTTCAGACTTCTCATAGTTTCCCAAGTAATAGGGACGCAGGTCCATGCTGTTCTGTGCAGCATATTTCATGCCCTCTGCCAGCCGCGAGGGATGTTTGATATAGAAGAAGAGCACATCCTTATGGGACACCCGGTTATAGAAATCCGCCTGAAGCGACGGATCATCCTGCTTGATCGCCGTACCCGACTGGAAATAGTTCGTGCCTGCCAGCACTTCCAGCTTCTCCGGCAAACCCAGCTCGCGCAAGTCCCCCCTCACATCCGGCGACCCGTTCAAAATTCCGAAGAACACCGTCTGATACAGGTTGATATGCTTCAGCTCTTTGGGTGCAGCCACATACATAATCACCGAGACAAGACATACCGCGACCGCGAACCGCATGGCCAGCTTGCGCCAGCTCCCCGTTCCGTTCAGCGTCATCAGCCGCAGGAAGATCAGAGAAAAGGCAATGCCCACCGGGGCATTCTGGATTTTGGAGCAGACCAGAAACAATACAGCGATAAAAAACAGGGTCAGCCCTTTGGTTGTCGGCCGCTCCTGTCCTGCCAGCCTGAGTCCCAGTGCAAAAGTAAGCAGCATGGACACCATCGATACCGGCTCGCCAAACAGTGAATTGAAGTAGGCCAGATACCCGATGTCGTAAAACACGATAAGCATTCCAGCACCGAGCAGCAGTCCCGTAATATAGGAGCAGCTGCCGCCCAGCTTGACGATCATCCAGGTCGCCGCGAGCAGCAATAGCGCATACACTGCCGCCAGCAGGCGGATATCAAAATAACTGCCGTGCACCAGCCCGGCCAGCAGTCTCGGCACCAGCACCAGCAGAATTTGCGAGGACGGATAGAAGCCCTGGAACAAATTTTCATAGGCAAATCTCGAATGGCTGAAGCTGAAAAAGCGGTCGGCATAACTTTCCGCGGCATTATAGTAATCCAGTCCTACTGTGTTCATCATCCGTTCGAAGTCACCATTATCGGCAACACCGACGAACGGCTGCACAAACAGCAAATAGATGATCAGGCCACAGCCCGCAAGAGCAATGAGAATTTCTGCTTTGAATATTCTTTTCATAGTTTCTCCCTACCGCTGCGGAAGCAGCTTCACATATTCATCCGATAAGCCCATCAGCTTCAGAATATATTCATAGTCGCTCTGATATTTATGGATATCCGCTACCGGCTGGAGCGTATCCAGCGACACCGCCTCGCCGTCTGCGAAGCCCTTGCCAGGCACGAACATAATCTCATTGTTGAAGAAAGAGCCTGTTGGTGAATAATAGCGCATGCCAACCACATTGCGGTCAATATTAAGCAGATCATGCCCAAAGGCCGTGAACCCTTCCTGCTTCAGCGATACCCCCAGCAGATTGGCGAGGGTCGGCAAAATATCCAACTGCCCCCCTGTCTGCTTGACAACCTGGCCCTGGGCCAAGCCCGGCACATGGATAATCAGCGGTATATTGAAGCGGCTGATCCGTGAATCGTAAGGGATTCCAAGCGCTTCCTCCACCTGTTCCGGGGGAACATCCTTGGGCTGCAGCCCGAAATGATCGCCGTACAGCACCAGGACCGTATGGTCCCAGAGTCCATTCTGCTTCAGCCCGTCAATTAAGGTGCCGATAGCGTAGTCCGTATAGTTGATAGCGGTCAGATAGTCACCGAGCATCGTATTCTGCAAAGAGTCCGGCAGGGTGATTCTTTTGAAGGCATTGGGGATCTTGAAGGGATGATGGCTCGAAGCCGTCACCAGCTGGGCATAAAATGGCGTCCCCTTGGACTGAAGTACTGCCAGCTTCTCCACAGCCGTCTTATACAGCTGCTCATCGGAAGCGCCGAAGGCGTTGAAATGATCATTTTTGAAATCGCCCTTTTCATAGTAGCCATTGAAACCCAGCGCCGGATACAGCTCATTGCGGTTCCAGAAGCCCACCTTGTTCACATGAAAAGTGTACGCCTCATAGCCTTTATCCCGCAAAAGGCGCGGCAGACTTGGCAGCACCCGGTCTCCGAAGCCTGTGGACATCGCCAGCGTTGCAATCGGATAAATGGAGGTATTGCTCATAAATTCCGCATCCGAGGTGTTGCCCGCTCCGATCTGCTGATAGACATGCGGGAAATAAAACCCCTCGCCGGCCAAGCGGTTCAGCACCGGTGTCAGCTCCTGGCCATCCAGTGACTGATGCAGCGGAAAGTTCTGAAAAGCCTCCATCTGGATCACAATTACATTTTTGTTCTTTTGCGAACCGAAATATTCCGGCACTGTCCCTGCAGGCTTGCTGCTGTAAGGATAAGCAGCCTCCAGCGCGTCAACCTTCGCAATCGTCTCCCGGATGTCCCCGGTGCCGATGAGGCCGTTGTCCTCCTGGGATTTCATCGCCGCGAACACCTCATAGTTCAGAAACCCGGCGCTCTCCGCCTGCACCAGCTCATTGGTAACACCGCGGGCCGCATGAACCGAGTAGGCCGATAGTGCACCGCCGCCGATAATGGACACAAGGATGACGATCCACTGCACTCTCCGCGCTCCAGGTGATACATAGCGGCGCAGCGGAAGGGCCGGCCCTCTTTTCCATCTGCGGAACAGCCTGTAGAAGCCTGCAATCACCAGATCCGCAAAAAACAGATAATCAATGCTCTGGATTGTAGATTCTACACTTTCTTTCACCTGAAACACCTGATTCAACTCATAAAAGGCCAGGTAGGTTGGAACGGAGCCGAAATGGTTGAAATAGACGCTTGCCGCAAACAGCAGCAGCGACAGCAGGCCGTTAAAAGCCCAATAGACCCCAGTCTTCATCCGCGCCGGAATGACCAGTGCCAGGATTCCCATCAGCAGCAGCACGGGCGCCAAATCCGCGGCAATCCATTCCCAGGCAATCCGGTCAAAAAACAGCCCCCGCAGCAGCAGCAGCTTCAGCCAGACCAGCCCTGCCACGATATAGAAATGCCCCCCTACCCGCACAGGTTTGTTCTCGTTCATAACTTCTCCTCTGTAACTTGTAGTTGATTTGTTAACCCAATTCTCTTTTTCTGTAAAATCTCAGATTTCTTTAGTATAACAAATCAATCCTGAATCACAAGTTTGAACGGCTTTTGGGCGGCCTATAAGCCCTAATACTCTAAAAAAGAGGAGGCATAATTCCCATGTCTATAATTTAGTATGAGTTCATCCTTGCCTCCGGCAATTTGCCGTGTCACTTGCGCCAGCTTTCCTGCATGGTCTTCTTAGCTGCCAGTATAAGATCTTTATCCGTCTCTGCGGGGAGAAGGGAAGCATTCATGTTCATCCGCAATACCGCTCCTGTTACCGTGCTACCCCTATTCTAAAAATAACGGAGGCCTGCTCCGCTTCTTGCAGCCGCTCCAAACTCACAAAAGGAAGCTTCTTTCCAAGCTGCTCCTGCATGATGCGCTCGGCTGTCTTGCGGAGTCCGGCGCCGGTGAGGTCTGGGGTCTTCACCTCCTGGTAGAACACGCCGGCCTGTCTGCCTTCCCCCAGAAGTCCTTTCTGCTGCAGGTACGCTCCGGCTCCGGCCAGCAGCAGAATGATCGCAGCCGCTATGAAGCTTAGCCGCAGCTTATGGCCTGCCCGTTCCGGTACCGGTGCGCCGCTTCGCACTTGCATAATGACTTTATCAGCGGCCGCTTCCGTGAACCTTGATTCCCGGAAACGGTTCCCGGAACCGCAAAAAAAAGCAGAGGGCCTATCCCCTCTGCTGGTTACATTATTTCATTAGTTGTTATCCTGCGCTGCATCCGCGTGACCGGGAAATTCCATCTGCAAATTATAACGGCAGCCTTGCAAGCGGTCAAAGCCATGAGTATGCGGTGTGTACACCTGTAGTTTTTCATACGACTAAGGATTAAGCAAGCGATGTGCGCGCCAGCAGCCTTTTGATGGAGCGGTTGGCTTCATGCAGCACAGTGTCCTTGTCTACCGTCTTCAGCAGCCCTTTATCCATGAGGATTTCACCGTCAATGACCGTTGTTTCCACATCGGCCCGCGTTGCGGAATAGACAATACGGGAGATCGGGTCTACATCGAAGGATGGGAAGGTGTGGAAGTTGTAGAGATTCAGAATGGCCAGGTCCGCTTTTTTGCCTGCCTCGATGCTGCCGATCTGATCCTCCATGCCCACAGCCTTAGCTCCGCCGATGGTTGCCATCCGGAAGACACTTCTCGCATCCATCGTGGTCGGTCCATGCAGCGGCTTCTGAATTATGGCGGCCAGCCGCATTTCATTGAACATATCCAGGTTGTTGTTGCACGGCGCCCCGTCTGCGCCCAGGCTGAGATGAATGTGGTCATGCAGCATGCCGGGTGTATCCGCGATGCCGGAAGCCAGCTTCAGATTGGAGCCCGGGCAATGGCTGACATGAACCCCGCGGTCACGCAAAATGCGCCGTTCCTCATCATCCAGCCAGACACAATGCGCCAGAATCAGACGTTCGTTCGCCAGCCCCAGATGATCCAGGTAGACAATGTTGCGCATGCCGGTCATGGCCTGAACGATCTCAATTTCCCCCAGGTTCTCGGAAGCATGGGTGTGCACCTTGACCCCATAGCGTTCGGACAGGTCACGCACTTCCCGCAGCAGCGGCTCGGTGCAGGAGATGACAAAACGCGGCGAGAACGCATATTGAATCCGGCCGTTGCCGTACCCGTTCCATTTTTCCAGCAAATCCACGCTCTCCTGGAGCGAAGCAGCCGTCTCCTCCTGCAGGGCCGCTGGCGCATCCGCATTCTTCTGGTCCATCATCACCTTGCCGGACAAGGCGCGGATGCCGCTCCCCGCGAGCGCCTGAAACGCAAAATCCGTATGATGTACTGTCTCCATATCCACAATTGTCGTTGTACCGCTGGAAATCAGCTCTCCGATACCCAGCATGGCGGAATAATACAGCGACTCCTCGTCATGCGCTGCTTCAAGCGGCCAAATCCGCTTGCGCAGCCAGTCCATCAGCTCCAGATCATCCCCCTTGCCCCGGAAGAGCGTCTGGCAGAGATGGATATGTGTCTGTACAAAACCGGGAATGACGGTACGGTTTTTGGCGTCAATCACCCGCTCATCCCCCTGCTCCACAAGGCCGCTGCCGATCTCGGCAATCAGGTTGTCCCTGATGCGGATATCTCCATAGATGATTTCCTCCTGCTTGTTCATAGTGATAATCTCTGCGTTCCGGATCAGGATATTTGCCATCTTCATCGTCCCCCTTGTCTTGTACAATCCATAACCGCCCTTAACACAAAAAGGCCACAAAAATATGCCTGGGCATATTTTCGTAGCCAGAAATTTACGGTTCCCGGTAGAGACCCTTAAACCAATTATTAAGGATATACGAAAAAAAGGATTATTCAATTGCTTGCTGAATAACCCTATCATAAATTAAAGACAGCTTTAATGTCAATGTACGTTATATAAAATAACATAAAATTAATATTAGATATATTTTGATGAAAAACCAAGATTTTTACCGATTATACGTCATGTTATATTACATTTATTTTCGAGCAACATTCTCTGCTGATCTCATAAGGGAACTCCCGTTAACGGTTAATTGGCTTGTCCATTATTTCCGCTGGCTGTGAGCACTTTCTCGAATACAGAAAAGTCCGCTGTGCGCCCGGGAAAATCCACTACACCTCTGTGTTCATAGCCGAGCGAGGGATACAGCGCCAGCGCTTTTGCATTCTTGGCGTAGGTATCCAGCCGGATGCTGGTATAGCCGCTGCTCCGGGCATGTTCTTCGGCAAAAGCAATCAGCTTGCGCGCAATCCCTTTGCCCTGCACCTCAGGATGAACTGCCAGCCGGTGCATAATCAGGTGCGGCCCCTGCCCCTGAGCCCAGTCAATGGCATCGTACTGCTCCGCCTGTTCCTCGTCCAGCACAATAATACCGGCAATGGCTCCCTGCTCTTCGCAGACATACAGCGTGCCTTTGTCTACATCCTCCGAGATGACCTCTTTGTTCGGGTAGCTCTCATTCCACTGGTCGCTTCCGCCGGCCTGCATGACCTGTACACATTTGGCAATCAGCTCCATGATCGCTCCAATCTCATCTCTGCGTGCATTACGTATCTTCTCCCCACTCATGTACATCCCTGCTTCCTATCGGCATTTGAACCTGGTAAAGATTCTGTTAAGAAGTCTACCATATCCGGGAGCAGTATCGAAAGTGTGGATGCCATCCGCGCCAAGCTCTATAGAGGCGGGTGCGGTATACGGCATGCCACCTCTATAGAGCACCCTTATCCTGTTACTCCAGGCCTCTTAGCCCAGCTCCAGCTTATGCCCGTCCTCGAAGCCCTTGGCGAAACCCGCGTCGAACCCCACGTTGTATGCTTCGGTGTAGCCCTGCTGAAAGGCGTCTCCCGGGGGCGTTTCCGGAGGGACGCCCAGATCCGGGGGGAGCGGCACCACCTGCGCCACGGGCGGAACCTCGACCGCCGCCACTACTTCTACCGGCGGCTGAACGACCTGCACCGGCGGTTGAATGACCTGCACTCTGCGGACAAGCCGGCGGCGAAGTCTTCTTTTTCTCCGCAGCAAGAGGCCTCTCTTGGTCTTGCCGGTCCGGAGCGCCAGTCCTCTGCCCGTTTTGCGTGAAAGACCTCTGCGGATTCTGGCTTTGCGCGACAACAGCAGTGTGCGTCTGCGGGTTCTGCTGCCCGGGCGCACCTTTCCCAGCTTCTTTCTCTTCATCCTTCTACTCCTCCTGTACTCCATGTACTTCTCGCGGTACCGCCTGCGCAAGCTGGACTCAGCCATGGCGCAGCAGGATTTCCCCGTTTCGGCCGATGCAGCGAAATACCGGACATCATCCGGCACATCGCGCTCTGATATTGGCTCAGAATCCGGATATTGTCGCTGAGCTTGCGGGCTGTCAGCTCCGATTGCCCCGTAACCTCGGCGATACTCTCCAAGATGGCCGCAAGCGCAGCCTGGCTGCGGGCAATGGAGCGGATCATCTCCAGCTTGACGGCGTGTTCAGAGAGCAGCCCGCTGGTCATTTGCTGTCTTCTCCGAAATCGAAGCCCTCGCCGGA
This genomic window contains:
- a CDS encoding aspartyl-phosphate phosphatase Spo0E family protein, with protein sequence MGDKQYQARIEQARKELHALALELGIQHPRVLSQSVKLDVLINEYIDCQADDDGEFSRRGH
- a CDS encoding LTA synthase family protein, with protein sequence MNENKPVRVGGHFYIVAGLVWLKLLLLRGLFFDRIAWEWIAADLAPVLLLMGILALVIPARMKTGVYWAFNGLLSLLLFAASVYFNHFGSVPTYLAFYELNQVFQVKESVESTIQSIDYLFFADLVIAGFYRLFRRWKRGPALPLRRYVSPGARRVQWIVILVSIIGGGALSAYSVHAARGVTNELVQAESAGFLNYEVFAAMKSQEDNGLIGTGDIRETIAKVDALEAAYPYSSKPAGTVPEYFGSQKNKNVIVIQMEAFQNFPLHQSLDGQELTPVLNRLAGEGFYFPHVYQQIGAGNTSDAEFMSNTSIYPIATLAMSTGFGDRVLPSLPRLLRDKGYEAYTFHVNKVGFWNRNELYPALGFNGYYEKGDFKNDHFNAFGASDEQLYKTAVEKLAVLQSKGTPFYAQLVTASSHHPFKIPNAFKRITLPDSLQNTMLGDYLTAINYTDYAIGTLIDGLKQNGLWDHTVLVLYGDHFGLQPKDVPPEQVEEALGIPYDSRISRFNIPLIIHVPGLAQGQVVKQTGGQLDILPTLANLLGVSLKQEGFTAFGHDLLNIDRNVVGMRYYSPTGSFFNNEIMFVPGKGFADGEAVSLDTLQPVADIHKYQSDYEYILKLMGLSDEYVKLLPQR
- a CDS encoding 5'-deoxyadenosine deaminase, whose product is MANILIRNAEIITMNKQEEIIYGDIRIRDNLIAEIGSGLVEQGDERVIDAKNRTVIPGFVQTHIHLCQTLFRGKGDDLELMDWLRKRIWPLEAAHDEESLYYSAMLGIGELISSGTTTIVDMETVHHTDFAFQALAGSGIRALSGKVMMDQKNADAPAALQEETAASLQESVDLLEKWNGYGNGRIQYAFSPRFVISCTEPLLREVRDLSERYGVKVHTHASENLGEIEIVQAMTGMRNIVYLDHLGLANERLILAHCVWLDDEERRILRDRGVHVSHCPGSNLKLASGIADTPGMLHDHIHLSLGADGAPCNNNLDMFNEMRLAAIIQKPLHGPTTMDARSVFRMATIGGAKAVGMEDQIGSIEAGKKADLAILNLYNFHTFPSFDVDPISRIVYSATRADVETTVIDGEILMDKGLLKTVDKDTVLHEANRSIKRLLARTSLA
- a CDS encoding GNAT family N-acetyltransferase, which gives rise to MSGEKIRNARRDEIGAIMELIAKCVQVMQAGGSDQWNESYPNKEVISEDVDKGTLYVCEEQGAIAGIIVLDEEQAEQYDAIDWAQGQGPHLIMHRLAVHPEVQGKGIARKLIAFAEEHARSSGYTSIRLDTYAKNAKALALYPSLGYEHRGVVDFPGRTADFSVFEKVLTASGNNGQAN